AACGCCGCCTCCGGGTCGAAGTCGGCGACGATCGCCTCCAACTCTTCTCGCGAGACGTCGCGCAGCGATTCGGCGTGTTTCGTGACGTTTGGCACCGCGCGGACGATGTTGTCGATGATCGGGATCGCGGCCGTCTGCGCCGACCGCGACAGCGGGTTCAGGTCGATGACGATCTCGGATTTTCCCATCGCCGCGAGCGCCTCCGCGCGGTCGCCGTCCTCCAGCGGGACGAGCACGACGTCGGCCGCGCCGATACCGTCGGCGTCGACCTTCGAGCGCTCGTGTTCCAAACCCGGGATCCGCGCGTCGGCGGTCAGTCCTTTGATCTCGACGCCCGCCTCCTCGCCCCCGTGCTCGCGGAGGTGCTCGGTAATCGCCCGCATCCGCTCGTCCGTTCGGTTGAAGAGGTTCACCTCGACGTCGGCGTCGACGGCGGCCGCGAGTTCGATCATCTCGCCGGGGACGAGCGCGGCGACGTTGCCGTTGACCGAGAGGACGGGCCGCTCCGCGAGGAGCAACAGCGCGGCGGCCGCGCGCTCGGCCTCGTCCGCCGAGTCGGTCGTCCGTTCGCCGAGGAGGTAGTCGAACGCCTCGCCGCGCCCCTCGGCGATGAGGCCCTGCTTGCTCGTGATTCCCTTTTCGACCCCTGCCTCGATGCGGTGTCGCGTCAAGAGCGACAGATAGCGGGGGTGGCTCTCGGGGACGTCGATCTCGCTCATACGTCGAAATCGATGGGTCGAAGGAAAAGCGGGCCGATTCGCGTCGGCCGGGATGGGTTGGGTCGGGATGCGTCGCGCGCCGCTTCACGCGGCGCGCGTCCGCGCCGACTCACTCGCTGGTCGGTTCCGAGACGTCCCCGATTCCGGTCGGTCGGAGCGTCGCACCCGTGGGGTAGACGGAACAGACCTCGGGGTCGTACCCGGCCGTCGAGAGATCGTCACCGAACGCGAAGACGGTGTCTCCGAGCATCGCCATCGAGGCGTCGCCCCCCCCGGCGCGGACCGCCGAAACGGCGTCCGCGACGCGGTCGGTGAGCAGGTCGGCGTCGCGGGCGAACCGCCGGGAGAGTTCGACGAGCCGGCCGACCGTGGGCTCGTCTCGCAGGTTCGAGAGCGCGCGTTCGCCCGCGGCGGTCAGCGCCGTGGTGTCGCCCGAGAGCACCGCTTCCGTCGAGACCGACCCGAAGGCGACGTACTCGACGCGCGGCGTCGCGGGGATGCCGTCCATCCGGCCGTGCCCCGGCGCGCCGGGTTCGAGTCGGATCGGCAGCCCGCCGCGGGCCTGTGCGACGACGTCGCCGAGCCCGGTTCCGGCCTCGACCTCGGCGACGTGTGCCAGTTCGACGAGGGCGTTCTCGCTGCGCCTGCAGTCGTAGGCGGCGTTGACGGCGTAGGCGGTGCCGAGCGCCATCGCGCCGGAGACGCCGAAGCCCGCGCCGAGCGGCAGCGGCGTCTCGGCGACGACCTGCGCGTTCGACGCCCCGAGGGCGTCGCGGACGGCGTCGACGGGCGCGACGTCGATCGGGTCGCCGTTCAGCGTGATCGCGGCGTCGCTGCAATCTATGTCGTCTGCGACATCGCCGCGGACGACGCGGACGTCGACGCCGTGCGACAGCGTGACACCCGCGCCGCGAGAGCCCGCCACCGCCGGGTCGTCGTCGGGGTGCGCGCTGAAGAATCCGGTTATGTGCCCGGGCACGAACGCCGCCGCCTCGTCGCTCATTGGCGTCGATTGCGCGGCCGCCGTTAAATCGGGCGCGGTTTCGGAGTCGAAACGCGGAGACGGACCGTCCACAGGTTCAAATACGATTACGTTATAATACAACGTATACGTGCCGTCAATAAGCGCCCGCATCCCCGACGACGAACGAGACGAGTTGGAGGAAGTCGCCGCACTCCTCGGGGAGGACAAGAGCTCGACGATTCGGAAGGCGTTGGACGAGGGGCTCGCACAGCTACGAATCCGCGTCGCCGTGGAGCGCTACCAGACGGGAGAGCTCTCGGTCAACCAAGCAGCGCGCGTCGCCGGCGTTCCGCTCGCGGACTGGCTGGAAATCTGTCGGGAGCGGAATCTGACGACACAGCTGTCGGCGACGGATCTCGAACGCGACGCCGAGGCAGCGCTGGATCTGTAGATGGACATTTATGTGGACGCGACGACGCTCATCGCCTTGGAGAGCGTCGGGGAGTTGGAACTGCTGACAAACTTCGATGGTGATGTGATGATCCCTCCGAGGGTTCTTGGCGAGATCACTGACGAACGGGCCGACCGGAACGTACAGCGTCTACTCCGAAGAGATTCGGCGTTTCTGGGTAGCAAATCGGGGATGGTGGATAAACACCATCAGAATGCGAGAGCGGTGCTCGGTGACGAGGAGGCGAACGGGGATGTCGCAATCATCACAGCAGTCCTCCGGGCGGACGAAATGAACGAACCGATCGCCGTCGTCTCCGACGATCAGCGTGTAAGGACCGTCGCCGACGAGTTTGGTGCGACTGTCACCGGCACGATCGGTGTCGTCGTCCGCGCCGTATACGGGGGAATGGATTCCGACGATGCAAAATCACTCGTTCGCCGTCTCGATTCGAATGGACTCCATATGACAGGTGAACTCCGCGAGACTGCCTATCGACTGATCGACGAAGCCGCCGAAGAAAACTGACGCAACCGATGAGTCCCGTTGCCCTACGGGCTCAGACGCTGACGATCTCGCGGGAACACCCTCGGACTCGCTTCACTCGTCCGACGAGCCCCCGCGAGACAGACAACGCCTTCGTCTACGGACTCAGGCGTTGTCTGTCTCGCGGGAACAGAACAGCCTCGCGGATGTTCTCCAGCCCGAGCATCGTCATCACGAGTCGCTCGCCGCCGAGCCCCCAGCCGGCGTGCGGCGGCATCCCGTATTTGAACATCTTCGTGTAGTACTCGAACTGGTCGGGGTCGAGCCCCTGCTGCTCGAAACCGGCGACGAGCTGGTCGTAGCGGTGTTCGCGCTGCCCCCCGGAGACCAGCTCCATCCGCGGGTGCATCATATCGAACCCCGTCGAGAGCTGCTCGTCGTCGGCGTGGTCCTTGATGTAGAACGGCTTGATCTCCGACGGCCAGTCGGTGATGAAGTAGTGCTCGCCGACGTCATCGCCCAGCGCGCGCTCGCCCTCCGTCGGGAGGTCGTCGCCCCAGACGAGTTGCTCGTCGAGCTCGCCGGTCGCGTTGATCCGCTGGATGGCCTCCTCGTAGGTGAGCCGCGGGAACTCGCCCTCCGGTACCTCGAACTCCTCGTCGAGGCCGAGCAGTTCCAGTTCGCGCTCGCAGTTCTCGGCGACGCCCTCGTAGGCGCTCTTGACGACGTGCTCGCAGGCGTCCATCGCCTCGGTGTGGTCGACGAACGCCGACTCGAAGTCGATCGAGGTCGCCTCGTTGAGGTGCCGGGGCGTGTTGTGCTCCTCGGCGCGGAAGATCGGGCCGATCTCGAAGACGCGTTCGAGGCCGGAACCGACCATCAGCTGCTTGAACAGCTGCGGCGACTGGTTCATAAACGCCTCCTCGCCGAAGTACGTGATCGGGAACAGCTCCGTGCCCCCCTCCGTGCCGGTGGCGACGATCTTCGGCGTGTTGATCTCGGTGCAGCCGAGGTCGCGGAAGGCCTCGCGAGCGGCGCGGAGAACCTCCGCGCGGATCTCGAAGATGGCCTTGACCTCCTCCTTTCGAAGGTCGAGCGTCCGGTTGTCGAGCCGCGTCGAGAGCTCGGCGTCGACCTTCCCGGAGGGGTCCAGCGGGAGCTGCGTGTCGGACTCGGCGAGCACCTCGATCGACTCCGGAAGGATCTCGACGTCCGTCGGCGCGCGCGGCTCCTCCTTGACGGAGCCGGAAACGCTGACGACGCTCTCGCGAGAGACGTTGAGACCGGTCTCGACGAGGTCGGCGTCCATCGAATCCTCTTCGAGTTTGATCTGGATCTTCCCCGATTTATCCCGGAGGATCAGGAAGGCGATCCCGCCGAGGTCCCGGACCTCGTGGACCCAGCCGGCGACCGTGACGTCGTCACCGGGCTCGGCGTCTGCAGTGTAGGTTCTGCCTTTCATACTCCGTGTTTCCGAGCGCCCGGCCTTAAAAACGGTCGATTCACATCCACCTTTTTTCCACGGAGGGGTCCTGCGGACCCCTCCGCGCAAAAACCTAGAGGAAAAATGCCGCCGAACTCGCGGCCTACGGCCGCTCGTCGGCGGTGAACCGCTCGCTTCGTCGCCGGCGCGCTGCGCCGGCTTCCAGCGAGACCTTCGGTCTCGTCCGGCTCGCGGATGCTCAATACAGGGTGTCTATTTATCAGAACCTGTTTATAGAGAAATCTCAAATAAAGAGTATGGCATTGAGCCCTCTCCAAGGAGTGAAGGAATTCGTCCCTGAATTTAAATGGTGGGCTTTACTAATTCTTCTTCTCGCTCTTTCAGCTCTCTTTCTTCCACTTCCAGAATCTCCCTTTTTCCTCGGGGGATCCCTTGCCATCATCTTATGGATACTCAAAAAAGACCTCTTTTAGAGCGGTAACTAAGCAGGCTTGTTCTCACGGCAGATTCACCGAAATCCGCCTGAAACCAACTCCTCACAAATCGTCTCTCTACACTCTCGCAAGCGAACAGAAAGAGATCAAACGCGAGCGGTCAGATCGAGAGAGCCCTACTCGACGACCGCTTCGGCGTGGGCGTCCTTGACGCCCTCGACGGTCTCGCGGACGGCGTCGACGCCCTCGTCGTGGAGGAGGTCGCCGACGACGATGGTGTCGGCGTGCTTGCCCATCTCGTAGGCAGCGTCGTAGTCGCGGATGCCGCCGCCGTAGAACAGCGTCGCGTCGTCGAGGGCGTCGCGGGCGGCGGCGACCTTCTCGGTGTCGCCGAAGGTTCCCGAATACTCGATGTAGACGATCTCCTGGCCGAACATCTTCTCGGCGACCGCGGCGAAGGAGGCGACGTCGTCGGCGCTCTGGTCGGTGTCGGCCTCAGTCAACTCCGCGACGGAGGCATCGGGATTCAGGACGATGTACGCTTCCGTGTACGTTCGGTCCCAGTCGAGCGGGCCGTCGATGCGGACCCACTCCTTGTGCGCGCCGGTGACCCAGAAGGACGACTCGGCGTTGAACACCGTCGGGATGAGATAGCCGTCGAGGTGGTCAGATTCGATGACGACGCCGGGGTTCGAGGGCTCTTGGTAGAGCGGCACGTCGTACCGCGAGCACGCCTCGACGACGCGCTCCATCTTCTCGGTCGTGATGTCGAGGGTGCCGCCGATCTCGATCGCGTCGGTCCCCGTCTGGCAGACGTCCGCGAACGTCTCACCGTCGGCGAGATCTTTGTCCGGGTCCACTTTCAGCACGTGGTCCCACTCAGTCCAAGGCCCGGTCATTGCAGATACCTCTCCCGGGCAACGTTAAAAATGGCGCGAAAGCGCGAACCGAACGCGACGCGCTACGCCTCGTCGTCGTCGTCCTCGTCCGCCGACGTGTCCTCTTCGACGTCGATGTCGACGCCTTCGGACGAGCCGTCCGCCTCGTCGTCGGCCGAATTCGATTCGGCCCCGCTCGCCGCGGACGAGCTCGGTCCGTCGGTGGCGTCGTCGACGGTAATGCTCACCGGTCCGACGCCGTCGTCGGCTTCGTCCCCGTCCGAGCGACCGAGCCGGCTGTCCAGATTGAACACCGTGTTCAGTTCCGACTGCACCTGCGCGGCGACGCCGCGGACGAGCTCGCTCGGGGCGATGGCGGTGTACTCGTAGGGGTTGTTGCCCGCACCCGCGCTCTCGCGCTTCTGGCGGGTGACGGTCTCCTCGTCGTGGAGCTCCGCGAGCGCTTCGCGGACGGTGCTCGGATACAGCCCCGTCCCGTCGGCGACTTCCTCGCTCGTCGAACGGGGGTTCTTGCGGAGGTAGACGTAGATCCGCGCCCGCGTCTCGGTGTCGAGCAACCACGCGAGGAGGTCGACGATCCCCTCGTCGAACTCCGAGACGGCGCGGTCGGCCTCGGCTTCGAGTCGCGCTCGCGGACCGCCATCGGATTCGCCCTCGGCGTCCTCGATCACGTCTTTGGGGTCCGTACTGCTCGCGTCGCTCTCGTCTGTGGACTCGTCGGAAGGCATCGTGTTCTACCCGAAAGGTCAAAACTCGCCGGACAAAAGCCTTTCTCAGATTCGCTCGCGAAACAGAGGTCTCAGTCGAGACAGAGCGCCTCACAGAGCGCGTCGGTCCCCGACTCTCGACGGATCCGACGCTGGCGCACGGATCCGCTTTCGCGTTCGAGCAGTCGCTCCAGTGCGTCGATTCCGAGGCGATCGGTCTCGGCTTCGACGAACGCTTCGAGCGAGACCGTGTCCGCGGCGTCCCGGGCGATGAAGTCCGCGTCTCGACCGTAGCGAACCGCGTGCCACTTGTTCGCGTCGAGGATCTCCCGCCGGACGGCGGTGCCGGATTCGCCGTCCTCGTAGCGTGCCGCGAGATCCTCGACGAGCGTGTAGACGTATTCGACGAACGCGACGGTGGCTTCGGGGTCCGTCTGGGTGTCCGGCGTCCTGACTTCGACGGTCCCGTGGCCGGTGTGCGGTCGAACGTCATACCAGAGCTCGCCGCGGTCCTCGATCGAGCCGAGTTCGACCATCTGCCGCTCGAACCGGCGGTACGCCTCGAAGTCCTCGAAGCGAGTCGGCATCCCCGTGTTCGGCAACGCCTCGAAGATCTTCGCGCGGGCGGAGGCGAGGCCGGTGTCGAAGTCGTACCAGTACGGCGAGTTCGCCGACAGCGCGAGCACCGGCGGGAGATACCAGCGCAGCTCGTTGGCGATCCACGTCGCCTTGTCGGCGTCGTCGACGCCGACGTGGACGTGCAGCCCGGAGGTGGTGTTTCGGTGCTGTGGGTACTGGATCCTGTCCAGTTGAGACTGGTACCGCGGCTTCGTCGCGTGGTCGAGTTCGCGCCACTTCGCCGTCGGGTGGAGCCCCGCCGCGGCGATGCGGTAGCCGTGCTCGGCGGCGTGATCGACGAGCGCCTCGCGAACGGTCCGAACGGTCGGCTCGACCTCCGAGAGATCCCCGATCAGTGGCGTCTGCGTCTCGATCGTGAACTGAAACAGCTCGTGGTCGATCCGGTCTTCGAGCACTCCCGACGGTGGGTGATCGTAGACGAGATCCGCGATACCCGACGTCGGGCGGCCTCGCTCGTCGACGATGTAGAACTCCTCTTCGACGCCGAGCGTGCCCATTTGATCGAAGGCGTCCGCCGACCCTAGTTCCATCGCCCCGTCGTTTGGGGCGGCCGATTAAATATGTCGCGGGCTCCGGCGAACGCTTCGCCATTCCGCGCGGTGGTCTGCTGGCGCGGTCAGCCCCACGGACCGCCGGCCGCACCCGTGTCCGCCTACTCTCGCGGCTCCGCGACGACCGCGAGGTGATCGTCGTGGAAGCGGTCTAACCGCCTCGTTTCGAGGATGTCGTACCCCTCGCGCAGCTCGTCGAGCGCGTCCTCGAAGACCGACTCGGGATCGTCGAGCACGTCCTCGCTGCGCGCTTTGATCGCAGCGAGCAGCCGCCCGTCGGACGCGAGGAACCGCCGATTGCGGAGCGCGACCGTCGCCTGTCCGCGCGTGGCGACGTCCTGAATCACGCAGTCGAGGTCGGACTCGACCACGTGCGCGTACGTCTCCGGCTTCCGCGCGTCTTTCAGAAGCGGAAAGAGATTCGGTCGCGATTCGGCGACAGACAGGAGATCGCGCGTCGGCCGCGGCGCGAACTCGACGGCGTACGTCGGCCCGGCGAAGTCGGCGACGTGCGAGACGGTCGTTCCCGACGCCGCACCCAGATAGAGGACGCGCTCGTCGCCGGCGAGGCCGACGTCCATTCCCAACTCCAGCATCGCGCCGAGCTTCGAGCGCCCCGCGTCCCACGCGCGCCAGCCGTCGGCGTCCCGCGGCTCACCGTACACCGTTTCGCCCCGCGTCGCGAGTCGCTCGCGGCCGTCGAATCGACGCCGCTCGACGCCGTCGGGGAGGTCGGGAGTCATTCGTCTTCCTCCCGCGCGCGGATCGTCGCCATTCGCTCGTCGAGGTCGTCGTGGACGGACGGTTTGAACTCGCCGGAGTAGTAGTCGATCCGCGCCGCGATTGCGAGCTTTCCGGCGAAGGCGCGGGCGGCCGAGCCGCGGTTCTCGGGATGCGTTCCGCGGACGTACTCGTGGGTGAAGATGACGCCGTGCTTCGGCGACGATCCGCGGCCGCGGAGGTGCGCGAACAGAGCGTCTTCCGCCCCCAGCACCTGCACCGTCCCAGCGGGCTTCTTCGCCAGCGACTCCAGCCCGCCCGCCAGCGAGAGCAACCGTGCGGCGAGGACCGGCCCGGCCATCTCCGCGAGGTTCGGCGCGACCGCCGGCGCGTTCGACTCGACGAACGATCGAAGCGCCGCGCGCTCGTCGTCGAGGTCGACGATCCGCTCGGCGAGCGAGACGAGTCGCTCCTCGGCGGGCGACTGCGGCGTCCACTCGGCGACCGCGCGCGCACCGTCGATCCCGCCGAGTGCGTCGGTCGCGCGGGCTTCCACCTCGGAGCCGTCGGTAAGCGAACCGGCCCACTCGGCGAGCCGTTCGGCGAGTTCGTTGGCCGTGCGTTCAGTGTCGTCCATCGCTCTAATTGTATGA
This DNA window, taken from Halobellus sp. LT62, encodes the following:
- a CDS encoding phosphoglycerol geranylgeranyltransferase, producing the protein MTGPWTEWDHVLKVDPDKDLADGETFADVCQTGTDAIEIGGTLDITTEKMERVVEACSRYDVPLYQEPSNPGVVIESDHLDGYLIPTVFNAESSFWVTGAHKEWVRIDGPLDWDRTYTEAYIVLNPDASVAELTEADTDQSADDVASFAAVAEKMFGQEIVYIEYSGTFGDTEKVAAARDALDDATLFYGGGIRDYDAAYEMGKHADTIVVGDLLHDEGVDAVRETVEGVKDAHAEAVVE
- a CDS encoding winged helix-turn-helix domain-containing protein produces the protein MPSDESTDESDASSTDPKDVIEDAEGESDGGPRARLEAEADRAVSEFDEGIVDLLAWLLDTETRARIYVYLRKNPRSTSEEVADGTGLYPSTVREALAELHDEETVTRQKRESAGAGNNPYEYTAIAPSELVRGVAAQVQSELNTVFNLDSRLGRSDGDEADDGVGPVSITVDDATDGPSSSAASGAESNSADDEADGSSEGVDIDVEEDTSADEDDDDEA
- a CDS encoding 4-phosphopantoate--beta-alanine ligase, which translates into the protein MSEIDVPESHPRYLSLLTRHRIEAGVEKGITSKQGLIAEGRGEAFDYLLGERTTDSADEAERAAAALLLLAERPVLSVNGNVAALVPGEMIELAAAVDADVEVNLFNRTDERMRAITEHLREHGGEEAGVEIKGLTADARIPGLEHERSKVDADGIGAADVVLVPLEDGDRAEALAAMGKSEIVIDLNPLSRSAQTAAIPIIDNIVRAVPNVTKHAESLRDVSREELEAIVADFDPEAALVAAEEAIRGGNLD
- a CDS encoding fibrillarin-like rRNA/tRNA 2'-O-methyltransferase — encoded protein: MTPDLPDGVERRRFDGRERLATRGETVYGEPRDADGWRAWDAGRSKLGAMLELGMDVGLAGDERVLYLGAASGTTVSHVADFAGPTYAVEFAPRPTRDLLSVAESRPNLFPLLKDARKPETYAHVVESDLDCVIQDVATRGQATVALRNRRFLASDGRLLAAIKARSEDVLDDPESVFEDALDELREGYDILETRRLDRFHDDHLAVVAEPRE
- the aspS gene encoding aspartate--tRNA(Asn) ligase, with protein sequence MKGRTYTADAEPGDDVTVAGWVHEVRDLGGIAFLILRDKSGKIQIKLEEDSMDADLVETGLNVSRESVVSVSGSVKEEPRAPTDVEILPESIEVLAESDTQLPLDPSGKVDAELSTRLDNRTLDLRKEEVKAIFEIRAEVLRAAREAFRDLGCTEINTPKIVATGTEGGTELFPITYFGEEAFMNQSPQLFKQLMVGSGLERVFEIGPIFRAEEHNTPRHLNEATSIDFESAFVDHTEAMDACEHVVKSAYEGVAENCERELELLGLDEEFEVPEGEFPRLTYEEAIQRINATGELDEQLVWGDDLPTEGERALGDDVGEHYFITDWPSEIKPFYIKDHADDEQLSTGFDMMHPRMELVSGGQREHRYDQLVAGFEQQGLDPDQFEYYTKMFKYGMPPHAGWGLGGERLVMTMLGLENIREAVLFPRDRQRLSP
- a CDS encoding pantoate kinase, whose protein sequence is MSDEAAAFVPGHITGFFSAHPDDDPAVAGSRGAGVTLSHGVDVRVVRGDVADDIDCSDAAITLNGDPIDVAPVDAVRDALGASNAQVVAETPLPLGAGFGVSGAMALGTAYAVNAAYDCRRSENALVELAHVAEVEAGTGLGDVVAQARGGLPIRLEPGAPGHGRMDGIPATPRVEYVAFGSVSTEAVLSGDTTALTAAGERALSNLRDEPTVGRLVELSRRFARDADLLTDRVADAVSAVRAGGGDASMAMLGDTVFAFGDDLSTAGYDPEVCSVYPTGATLRPTGIGDVSEPTSE
- a CDS encoding PIN domain-containing protein — protein: MDIYVDATTLIALESVGELELLTNFDGDVMIPPRVLGEITDERADRNVQRLLRRDSAFLGSKSGMVDKHHQNARAVLGDEEANGDVAIITAVLRADEMNEPIAVVSDDQRVRTVADEFGATVTGTIGVVVRAVYGGMDSDDAKSLVRRLDSNGLHMTGELRETAYRLIDEAAEEN
- a CDS encoding NOP5/NOP56 family protein produces the protein MSGSNPEQTGWFTDLDPGDLEAATTAISDGEVDQPQNWPIKAIESGFATDEDGYYNKLHEVTLHATREAVRERDRADDQQLVHTIRAMDDTERTANELAERLAEWAGSLTDGSEVEARATDALGGIDGARAVAEWTPQSPAEERLVSLAERIVDLDDERAALRSFVESNAPAVAPNLAEMAGPVLAARLLSLAGGLESLAKKPAGTVQVLGAEDALFAHLRGRGSSPKHGVIFTHEYVRGTHPENRGSAARAFAGKLAIAARIDYYSGEFKPSVHDDLDERMATIRAREEDE
- a CDS encoding glutamate--cysteine ligase translates to MELGSADAFDQMGTLGVEEEFYIVDERGRPTSGIADLVYDHPPSGVLEDRIDHELFQFTIETQTPLIGDLSEVEPTVRTVREALVDHAAEHGYRIAAAGLHPTAKWRELDHATKPRYQSQLDRIQYPQHRNTTSGLHVHVGVDDADKATWIANELRWYLPPVLALSANSPYWYDFDTGLASARAKIFEALPNTGMPTRFEDFEAYRRFERQMVELGSIEDRGELWYDVRPHTGHGTVEVRTPDTQTDPEATVAFVEYVYTLVEDLAARYEDGESGTAVRREILDANKWHAVRYGRDADFIARDAADTVSLEAFVEAETDRLGIDALERLLERESGSVRQRRIRRESGTDALCEALCLD
- a CDS encoding UPF0175 family protein, with amino-acid sequence MPSISARIPDDERDELEEVAALLGEDKSSTIRKALDEGLAQLRIRVAVERYQTGELSVNQAARVAGVPLADWLEICRERNLTTQLSATDLERDAEAALDL